A portion of the Ricinus communis isolate WT05 ecotype wild-type chromosome 10, ASM1957865v1, whole genome shotgun sequence genome contains these proteins:
- the LOC8273464 gene encoding uncharacterized protein LOC8273464, protein MAPLRLPLALFLSSLFLHAALGEIVCEDLPEDVCAFSIASSGKRCLLETYANREGKVEYQCRTSEVVVERMADYIESDECVKACGVDRNSVGISSDALLEPQFTAKLCSPACYQKCSNIVDLYFNLAAGEGAFLPDLCDASRTNPHRSMIQLMSSGVAPGPITSEASAALVGAPASAPM, encoded by the exons ATGGCTCCTTTGAGATTACCATTGgctctctttctttcctccCTCTTTCTCCATGCCGCTCTAG gtgAGATTGTGTGTGAGGATTTGCCAGAGGATGTTTGCGCATTTTCTATAGCATCATCTGGAAAGAGATGCTTGTTGGAGACGTATGCAAATAGAGAAGGAAAGGTGGAGTACCAGTGCAGAACATCAGAGGTTGTTGTTGAAAGAATGGCAGATTACATTGAGAGTGATGAATGTGTAAAGGCTTGCGGTGTTGATAGGAACTCTGTTGGTATTTCTTCTGATGCTCTTCTTGAACCCCAATTCACTGCCAAGCTTTGCTCTCCTGCTTGTTACCAGAAATGCTCCAACATTGTTGACCTTTACTTCAATTTGGCTGCTGGTGAAG GTGCATTTTTGCCTGACCTGTGCGATGCATCCCGGACCAACCCGCACCGATCAATGATTCAACTGATGAGCTCAGGCGTGGCCCCTGGTCCTATTACCAGCGAGGCATCAGCAGCCTTGGTTGGAGCTCCTGCTTCCGCTCctatgtaa
- the LOC8273465 gene encoding laccase-7 has product MYSSHFFLVLFLCSLALLASSLASAAVVEHSLHVKNLTVRRLCNEHVITAVNGSLPGPTLRVREGDTLIVHVFNKSPYNITIHWHGIFQKLSGWADGPDMVTQCPIIPGSSYTYKFRVIKQEGTLWWHAHVSTLRATVYGALIIRPRSGLPYPFPKPDREVPILLGEWWNANVIDVENAAIASGGAPQNSDAYTINGLPGDLYNCSQKQMYKLKVEKGKTYLLRIINAALNNQLFFKIAKHKMTVVAIDAAYTEPYVTDVVVTGPGMTTDVLLKADQAVGSYYMTANPYASAEGVPFDNTTTRGILAYQGSTVAAPIMPLMPATNDTPTVHKFYSNLTGLAGGPHWVPVPRHIDEHMFVTVGLGLDRCGGSGNTTCAGPFGQRLSASMNNESFQLPTSLSMLEAFFSNVSGVYTPNFPDKPPVKFDYTNASISNDLSLLFAPKSTSVKVLKYNATVEMVLQNTALIGVENHPIHLHGFNFYVLAQGFGNYDDVKHSVKLNLVNPQVRNTIGVPVGGWAVIRFKANNPGVWFMHCHLDVHLPWGLATAFVVQNGPTPWSTLPPPPADLPKC; this is encoded by the exons ATGTATTCCTCTCATTTTTTTCtagttttgtttctttgttctttagCTCTTCTTGCTTCTTCGCTGGCTTCTGCTGCAGTCGTGGAACATTCATTACAT GTGAAAAACCTAACTGTTCGGCGGCTGTGCAATGAGCATGTGATAACTGCAGTGAACGGAAGCCTTCCTGGCCCAACTTTACGGGTTCGAGAGGGTGACACCCTTATTGTCCATGTTTTTAATAAGTCACCCTACAATATCACCATTCATTG GCatggaatatttcaaaaattaagtgGCTGGGCAGATGGACCTGATATGGTAACTCAATGTCCAATAATCCCTGGAAGCAGCTACACATACAAATTCAGAGTCATCAAACAAGAGGGTACTCTATGGTGGCATGCTCATGTCTCGACCCTTCGTGCCACCGTCTATGGTGCTCTCATTATCCGTCCAAGATCGGGGCTtccctacccattccctaaaCCTGACAGAGAAGTACCCATCCTATTAG GAGAGTGGTGGAATGCCAATGTTATCGACGTCGAGAATGCGGCAATTGCCAGCGGTGGTGCACCACAGAATTCAGATGCTTATACTATAAATGGATTGCCTGGTGATCTCTACAATTGCTCCCAAAAGC AAATGTACAAGCTTAAGGTGGAGAAAGGAAAAACCTACCTCTTACGTATCATCAATGCTGCACTCAATAATCAACTCTTCTTCAAGATAGCCAAACACAAGATGACAGTGGTCGCAATTGATGCAGCCTACACTGAACCTTACGTCACGGACGTGGTCGTTACCGGTCCGGGCATGACCACCGACGTACTTCTAAAGGCTGATCAAGCGGTCGGGTCTTACTACATGACTGCAAACCCATATGCTAGCGCTGAAGGTGTGCCGTTTGATAACACAACTACCAGAGGCATACTCGCTTACCAAGGCTCAACAGTAGCCGCTCCAATTATGCCTCTAATGCCGGCCACTAACGACACCCCAACGGTTCATAAGTTTTACTCCAACCTTACCGGTCTAGCCGGTGGACCCCACTGGGTTCCAGTGCCACGTCATATTGACGAGCACATGTTCGTGACCGTTGGGCTCGGACTAGATCGTTGTGGAGGATCAGGGAACACCACCTGTGCAGGTCCATTCGGGCAGCGATTATCTGCTAGCATGAACAATGAATCGTTTCAACTGCCCACGAGTTTGTCAATGTTAGAGGCATTCTTTTCCAATGTCAGCGGAGTCTACACGCCTAATTTCCCTGACAAGCCTCCGGTCAAGTTTGATTATACGAATGCTAGTATCAGCAACGATTTGTCGCTGCTTTTTGCACCTAAATCCACAAGTGTTAAGGTGTTGAAGTACAACGCAACCGTGGAAATGGTGTTGCAGAATACGGCCTTGATAGGGGTGGAGAATCATCCCATACATCTTcatggttttaatttttatgtgttGGCCCAAGGATTTGGGAATTACGATGACGTAAAGCACTCTGTAAAGCTCAATCTTGTCAATCCACAAGTGCGTAACACTATTGGAGTCCCAGTTGGAGGATGGGCAGTTATAAGATTCAAAGCCAATAATCCag GTGTGTGGTTCATGCACTGTCATCTAGACGTGCATTTGCCATGGGGATTAGCAACAGCTTTCGTAGTTCAGAATGGACCGACTCCATGGTCTACCTTGCCACCTCCACCAGCCGATCTGCCCAAGTGTTAG